One window of Nymphaea colorata isolate Beijing-Zhang1983 chromosome 11, ASM883128v2, whole genome shotgun sequence genomic DNA carries:
- the LOC116263584 gene encoding rust resistance kinase Lr10-like codes for MENGSLEKFTDTTVAGRCLLRERLYDIALGTPRGIEYLHQGCDRRIIHFDIKPHNILLDNEFTPKISDFGVAKPFCKERNSVTITKGKGTIGYIILLPNYFMGIPSMSHIKLMFHSFGMLLMAMIGMKEKFGPTDGDSSEGYFPQWIHATLSKNQKFEGIGEGQDEIVRKIATIALWCIQWNPIHRPCMKEVVGMLESSASSLTMPPNHFYHAVEPEIQVFDSSSTSGLLV; via the coding sequence ATGGAAAATGGTTCACTTGAGAAGTTTACTGACACCACAGTTGCAGGCCGTTGCTTGTTGAGGGAAAGGCTATACGATATAGCACTAGGCACTCCCAGGGGAATTGAGTATCTACACCAAGGCTGTGACCGAAGAATCATCCACTTTGACATCAAGCCACATAACATTCTTCTAGACAATGAGTTTACACCAAAGATTTCTGATTTTGGCGTAGCAAAACCATTTTGTAAAGAGAGAAACAGTGTAACTATTACAAAAGGCAAAGGCACAATCGGTTATATTATATTGCTCCCGAATTATTTTATGGGAATTCCAAGCATGTCTCACATAAAACTGATGTTTCATAGCTTTGGAATGCTACTGATGGCGATGATTgggatgaaagaaaagtttggtCCCACTGATGGGGATTCTAGTGAAGGGTATTTTCCTCAATGGATTCATGCTACTCTTTCTAAGAATCAGAAATTTGAAGGCATTGGAGAAGGTCAAGATGAAATTGTAAGAAAGATAGCCACTATTGCGTTGTGGTGCATACAATGGAATCCAATTCATAGACCTTGTATGAAGGAAGTTGTCGGGATGTTGGAAAGCAGTGCCTCAAGCTTGACAATGCCTCCTAATCATTTTTACCATGCAGTTGAACCCGAGATTCAGGTTTTTGACTCCTCGTCTACATCAGGGTTATTAGTTTGA